In Pseudomonadota bacterium, the genomic window GTCGGTCGCTGGCAGCGAATCGAAGTGTAAGCTTGCCTCGGCGTCAGGGCGATTTGATCGCGCTCGCGGTGATCTCAGGCATTGCGGCGAATCGAAGCGATCCGTCGAAGTGTAAGCTTGCCTCGGCGTCAGGGCTCGTGCGGGGTTGTGTCCAGGCGGCGACGGGGCGACACTTCGCGCAGTGGTCAACCGAGAGGCCAGCGCGCCTAACCACAGGAGAGCACCAATGAGAGGAAGACGTTCCGTATTCATCGCGTCCGGCCTGCTTCTAGGCTTGTGGGGGTGCAAGGATCCAGCGGCTGGAAAGCCCAAAGCCGAAGTATCCGAGCCAGCCCATGCCGAGGCTCCGGCACCGGCCGCCGAGCCGGCAGCGGCTGCCGCCGGAGCCGCCGAGATGGCCACCCTGGCCTTCTCGGGCGAAGACTCCAGCATCGCCTTCGTGGGATCCAAGGTCACGGGCAGCCACGATGGCAAGTTCCACAAATTCACGGGCACCATCGAGCTTCCCAAGGATGGGCCGCTGGAAAAGGGCCACGTCTCGCTCGAGATTCAGATGGCCTCGGTCGAGGCGGATGCAAAGAAGCTGACCGGGCACCTGCAAACCGGCGATTTCTTTCTTGTGGAGCAACACCCCACCGCGACCTTCCACTCGACCTCGGTGAAGAAGGCCGAAACCGACGGGGCGACCCACACGGTCACAGGCGATCTGACCTTGCGCGGCACCAAGAAGTCGATCACGTTTCCCGCGAAAATCAGCAAGGAGGGCGACGCGGTCAGCATCGCCGCCGAGTTCTCGATCAACCGCAAGGATTTCGGCATCGTCTACGCTGGCAAGCCCGACGATCTCATCCGCGACAACGTCCTGATCAAACTCGCCATCAAGGCGACGCCGAAGCCAAGCTAGTACCTCGCCACAGGAATCCTGATCGTTTGGCCCCAGCCCTGGCGCCCGCTGGCGGCGTTGGGACCTCCTCGAATATGCGCTGCATGTCCTTCGTCGGTCCG contains:
- a CDS encoding YceI family protein, coding for MRGRRSVFIASGLLLGLWGCKDPAAGKPKAEVSEPAHAEAPAPAAEPAAAAAGAAEMATLAFSGEDSSIAFVGSKVTGSHDGKFHKFTGTIELPKDGPLEKGHVSLEIQMASVEADAKKLTGHLQTGDFFLVEQHPTATFHSTSVKKAETDGATHTVTGDLTLRGTKKSITFPAKISKEGDAVSIAAEFSINRKDFGIVYAGKPDDLIRDNVLIKLAIKATPKPS